The Kocuria sp. TGY1127_2 genome includes a window with the following:
- a CDS encoding fatty acyl-CoA synthetase, protein MPEVSTFEQVRAAREESIDAALARSAARSDLHIALKFEGREWSYRDFDAAVTAAARILRSQGFDEGARIAFYGKNSDAFLIGFFATLRAGYVHVPVNFALTGNELAHILKDSGASAVFTDPGLRETAERVLGDVPAESVQPLFGEPGALLERVMEDFPDEFGTNGARPEPLGTPVQSGGDVAQLLYTSGTTSKPKGAVHSHNSLRAQYESCITVLSLGPEDAPLIAMPLYHSAALHVFAVPYLLMGATVRLLEKPDIPEILERVEKEKIGSLFLAPTVWVPLANHPDVDRRDLSSLRKAQYGASIMPVAVLEKLRSRYPGIGFYNCFGQSELGPLTCVLKPEEHDQRPASCGKPVHNVRVRIMTADGLRARVGEPGEIQYRGPQVCMGYWNMPEATDEAFEGGWFHSGDQVVMDDAGYIEVVDRIKDVINTGGILVASREIEDVIYRYEGVAEVAVVGVPDERWIEAVTAFIVPREGASLDQAEVIAHAKEHLAPFKVPKRIEVVAELPRNQSGKILKRDLRSV, encoded by the coding sequence ATGCCGGAAGTCAGTACGTTTGAGCAGGTCCGTGCCGCGCGAGAAGAGAGCATCGACGCCGCTCTCGCCCGAAGCGCCGCCCGGTCGGACCTGCACATCGCCCTGAAATTCGAAGGCCGCGAATGGTCCTACCGGGACTTCGACGCCGCGGTCACGGCCGCCGCCCGGATACTGCGGTCCCAAGGATTCGACGAAGGGGCACGGATCGCGTTCTACGGCAAGAACTCCGACGCGTTCCTGATCGGCTTCTTCGCCACGTTGCGGGCAGGATACGTCCACGTGCCCGTGAACTTCGCCCTCACGGGCAACGAGCTCGCACATATCCTGAAGGACAGCGGAGCCTCCGCGGTATTCACGGATCCCGGGCTACGGGAGACAGCGGAGAGAGTTCTGGGCGACGTCCCAGCTGAGTCCGTCCAACCGCTCTTCGGGGAGCCCGGTGCGTTGCTGGAACGAGTCATGGAAGACTTCCCGGACGAATTCGGCACAAACGGCGCGCGGCCCGAACCTCTCGGCACGCCTGTCCAATCCGGTGGCGACGTCGCCCAATTGCTGTACACCTCCGGAACCACATCCAAACCCAAGGGTGCCGTTCACAGCCACAATAGTCTGAGGGCCCAATACGAGTCCTGCATCACGGTCCTTTCCCTCGGCCCCGAGGACGCGCCCCTCATCGCGATGCCTCTCTACCACTCTGCCGCGCTCCACGTTTTCGCGGTTCCGTACCTGCTGATGGGTGCGACCGTGCGCCTTCTGGAGAAACCGGATATTCCGGAGATCCTCGAGCGCGTCGAGAAAGAGAAAATCGGTTCACTCTTCTTGGCACCCACGGTGTGGGTCCCGCTCGCAAACCACCCTGATGTGGACCGGCGCGACTTGTCGAGCTTGCGCAAAGCGCAGTACGGAGCATCGATCATGCCGGTCGCGGTGTTGGAGAAATTGCGCTCGCGGTACCCGGGGATCGGGTTCTACAACTGTTTCGGACAATCCGAATTGGGGCCACTGACCTGCGTCCTCAAACCCGAAGAACACGACCAGCGCCCGGCGTCGTGTGGAAAGCCCGTCCACAACGTCAGGGTGCGGATCATGACCGCCGACGGTCTGCGTGCCCGAGTCGGCGAACCCGGCGAAATCCAGTATCGGGGGCCCCAGGTCTGCATGGGTTACTGGAACATGCCCGAGGCCACGGACGAAGCCTTCGAGGGCGGTTGGTTCCACTCGGGTGACCAAGTGGTCATGGACGACGCCGGGTACATCGAGGTCGTGGACCGAATCAAGGACGTCATTAATACCGGTGGGATATTGGTTGCGTCCCGAGAAATCGAGGACGTGATCTACCGGTATGAAGGCGTCGCCGAGGTGGCGGTTGTGGGAGTCCCCGACGAGCGTTGGATCGAAGCCGTCACTGCTTTCATCGTCCCGCGGGAAGGGGCGTCGTTGGACCAAGCCGAGGTGATCGCTCACGCCAAGGAGCATCTCGCGCCGTTCAAAGTACCCAAACGCATCGAAGTCGTCGCGGAACTGCCCCGTAACCAATCGGGAAAGATCCTCAAGAGAGACCTGCGTTCCGTCTAG
- a CDS encoding acyl-CoA dehydrogenase family protein, which translates to MNAVNPEISYDLTEPVDTDYLDVFSDATDEDRKAWNVARQYGREILPLVNGYWDRAEYPLDLVRRIGELDLMTDGLDVPGHRKLSPLAAGLVTMELSRWDGSMATAVAVQGGLALRSIALFGSEDQKKKYLDPLADASLLGSFALTEPDHGSDSVSLETRAVKDGDEYVITGEKKWIGNGASGGITVVWARDEENNVRGFIVDQESEGYDAEVIEGKGTLRAIYQARISLNDVRVPAENLLPGVKNFKDVSVVLVQTRVGVAWSALGHAISAYETALHYSQQRIQFGKPLAKFQMIQERLVEMLSEITDMQLMAARIAKLQEAGTLRDQQASLFKVHNTTKARKVLATARDMLGGNGVLLENHVIRHMFDIEGVHTYEGTENIQRLIVGRDITGQSAFA; encoded by the coding sequence GTGAACGCGGTAAACCCTGAGATTTCCTACGATCTGACCGAGCCCGTCGACACGGATTATCTGGATGTGTTTTCCGATGCGACCGACGAAGACCGCAAAGCATGGAATGTGGCCCGGCAGTACGGGCGGGAAATTCTTCCGCTGGTCAATGGATACTGGGACCGTGCGGAATACCCTCTGGACCTGGTACGTCGAATCGGGGAGCTCGACCTCATGACCGATGGTCTGGATGTACCCGGCCACCGGAAGCTCTCACCGTTGGCGGCCGGTCTGGTGACGATGGAACTGTCCCGATGGGATGGTTCCATGGCCACGGCCGTTGCTGTCCAAGGCGGGTTGGCTCTGCGCTCCATTGCCTTGTTCGGCTCCGAGGACCAGAAGAAGAAATACCTTGACCCGCTGGCGGACGCGAGTTTGCTGGGATCTTTCGCCCTGACCGAACCAGACCACGGATCGGACTCCGTGTCCTTGGAAACCCGGGCAGTCAAGGACGGCGACGAATACGTCATCACCGGTGAGAAGAAATGGATCGGCAACGGTGCCTCGGGTGGCATCACAGTGGTTTGGGCGCGCGACGAGGAGAACAACGTACGCGGTTTCATCGTGGACCAGGAATCCGAGGGCTACGACGCCGAGGTGATCGAAGGCAAAGGCACCCTGCGAGCCATCTACCAGGCCCGCATCAGCCTCAACGACGTGAGAGTTCCGGCAGAGAATCTCCTTCCGGGGGTCAAGAACTTCAAGGACGTTTCCGTGGTCCTCGTGCAGACCCGTGTCGGGGTTGCCTGGTCCGCATTGGGCCACGCGATCAGCGCATACGAGACCGCCCTGCACTACAGCCAGCAGCGCATCCAGTTCGGAAAGCCGCTCGCGAAGTTCCAGATGATTCAGGAACGCTTGGTCGAAATGCTCTCCGAGATCACGGACATGCAGCTCATGGCGGCGCGGATCGCCAAGCTCCAGGAAGCAGGGACCCTGAGGGACCAACAAGCAAGCTTGTTCAAAGTCCACAACACCACGAAAGCGCGGAAGGTTCTCGCTACCGCACGCGACATGCTGGGCGGCAACGGCGTGCTCCTGGAAAACCACGTGATCCGCCACATGTTCGACATCGAGGGTGTTCACACATACGAGGGAACCGAGAACATCCAGCGACTCATTGTCGGTCGCGACATCACGGGGCAATCCGCCTTCGCATAA